In Thermococcus sp. MAR1, the sequence TATATTCTTTGCAATTAAAGTATACAATAATTTATTAAAAAAAATTATGGAAGAAATTGAAGTTCCAACAGAACATTTACATGAAACTATTAAAGAAAAAGCCGAAGCTTTGGGCGAAGGCAACTGGTTAATGGGTGTTGCTATTTCTACAGCATTAATGGCTGTTTTTGCTGCATTGGGAAGCTTATTTGCAGGTCATCATTCTAATGAGGCTTTAATTGAGCAAATACATGCTTCTGACCAATGGGCTTACTACCAGGCAAAAGGCATTAAAGCCGAAATAGCAGCT encodes:
- a CDS encoding DUF4337 family protein translates to MEEIEVPTEHLHETIKEKAEALGEGNWLMGVAISTALMAVFAALGSLFAGHHSNEALIEQIHASDQWAYYQAKGIKAEIAA